Proteins found in one Paenibacillus dendritiformis genomic segment:
- a CDS encoding phage holin family protein, with protein sequence MERLDVLLKSAFAAAGGTAAFLFGGWPALLQVLLIIVAIDYVTGVMAAGAEGRLRSSIGLMGIARKVFIFFVVAVAHQVDSVLGDQHLLRDATIFFYLANELLSIIENGGRLGVPLPPVIKQAVEVLRGKGEVRDKNQ encoded by the coding sequence ATGGAAAGACTGGACGTGCTCTTAAAGTCAGCCTTTGCGGCGGCGGGCGGGACGGCAGCGTTTTTGTTCGGCGGCTGGCCGGCGCTGCTGCAAGTGCTGCTTATCATCGTCGCGATTGATTACGTGACGGGCGTGATGGCGGCCGGGGCCGAAGGGCGGCTGCGCAGCAGCATCGGGCTGATGGGCATCGCGCGCAAGGTGTTTATTTTTTTCGTCGTGGCGGTGGCGCATCAGGTGGACAGCGTGCTGGGGGATCAGCATTTGCTGCGCGACGCGACGATTTTTTTCTATTTGGCCAATGAGCTGCTGTCGATCATTGAGAATGGCGGCCGCCTGGGCGTGCCGCTGCCGCCGGTCATCAAGCAGGCGGTCGAGGTGCTGCGCGGCAAGGGCGAGGTTCGCGACAAGAACCAGTAA
- a CDS encoding CD1375 family protein — translation MVIIYCDLIKKALKTIEDVPKRWKAAVKEKVEQEA, via the coding sequence ATGGTTATCATTTATTGCGACTTGATTAAAAAGGCATTGAAAACAATCGAAGATGTTCCAAAGCGCTGGAAAGCAGCCGTAAAGGAAAAGGTGGAACAAGAAGCATAA
- a CDS encoding sigma-70 family RNA polymerase sigma factor, protein MPGFLNSYPKGRNDEVTPQTTLMERVRKELYRRAWRLQYRAKADRHREIPWRAESFAAPDFTAQADNRMLVRQLLQELPRDKGRVILYSLYIENETEVQIARKLNLSQQAVSKWKRKSLHRLCQKLSSLNG, encoded by the coding sequence ATGCCGGGCTTTTTGAACAGCTATCCGAAGGGGAGGAATGACGAAGTGACTCCGCAGACGACTCTTATGGAACGTGTTCGCAAGGAATTGTATCGCAGAGCCTGGAGGCTGCAATACCGGGCGAAGGCGGACCGCCACCGCGAGATCCCATGGAGGGCGGAATCCTTCGCCGCTCCCGATTTCACGGCGCAAGCCGACAACCGCATGCTCGTTCGGCAATTGCTGCAGGAACTGCCCCGCGACAAGGGTCGGGTTATTCTATACAGCCTGTATATAGAGAACGAGACAGAGGTTCAGATTGCGAGGAAGCTGAATCTGAGCCAGCAGGCGGTGAGCAAATGGAAACGCAAATCCCTTCACCGGTTATGTCAGAAGCTGAGTTCGCTGAATGGCTGA